Genomic window (Bacteroidota bacterium):
ACCAATGGCAATGTCTGCCCGGTAACCGGTAACAATCCCACCGTAACAGATGTGTTAATTATCGCCTGAAACACAAGATTAAAAGAAAGCCCCAAAGCCAGGAATGCAGGGAATGTCCGTTCACAACTTCTGGCAATCACCCCTGCCCTGTATAAAATAAATAAATATAACATTAACACTACTACCCCACCAATCAATCCATATTCCTCAATGATGATCGCATAAATAAAATCGGAATAAGGATGAGGAAGGAAATTACGTTGGGTACTATGGCCAGGGCCTTTACCCAAAATACCCCCGGTAACAATGGCAATTTTCGACTGATCGACCTGATAACTGCCTACATCCTCGTCATCCTCTTCTTCTCCTTTTCCCATATAACTCTCGATACGATGCTTCCAGGTGGCAATCCGGTTATTTTTTTTATTGTTGCTGTCACCAAATGTAAGTACTAACGCAATAAAAACAGCCACGAAGATTATTCCTGCGCCAAACAGAAGAAAGAGATGCTTGAAACTGATGCGCCCCAGGAACATCAGGACAACTGAAGTTGTAAACAACAATGCAGCCGTTGAAAAATTCGCCGGCAAAATAAGCATGCAAATCACCACAACGGGAATTACAATCGGGAGAAATGCTTTCTTAAAATCCTTGATGACATCCTGTTTAAGTGAAAGCATTCTTGCAATATACATGATCAATGCCAGTTTTGCCAAATCAGATGTCTGGAAAGTCAGTCCGATTCCAGGAAGAGTCAACCAACGTGAAGCCGAATTAAGGTTAGCTCCAAAA
Coding sequences:
- a CDS encoding FtsW/RodA/SpoVE family cell cycle protein, translating into MFQKLRKYLKGDSVIWTVIFMLSIFSVLAVYSSTGTLAYRFQHGNTAYYILKHGSFLMVGLLIIFVTHLIPYKYYSRLSQLLLLLSVPLLGITLLFGANLNSASRWLTLPGIGLTFQTSDLAKLALIMYIARMLSLKQDVIKDFKKAFLPIVIPVVVICMLILPANFSTAALLFTTSVVLMFLGRISFKHLFLLFGAGIIFVAVFIALVLTFGDSNNKKNNRIATWKHRIESYMGKGEEEDDEDVGSYQVDQSKIAIVTGGILGKGPGHSTQRNFLPHPYSDFIYAIIIEEYGLIGGVVVLMLYLFILYRAGVIARSCERTFPAFLALGLSFNLVFQAIINTSVTVGLLPVTGQTLPLVSMGGSSMLFTSTSLGIILSISRSAMKVNRKHEEEKQAGTEDQDVSEGLETQQV